Proteins found in one Chloroflexota bacterium genomic segment:
- a CDS encoding NUDIX domain-containing protein → MLKELLLHSSHTVRTSAVIARDRKIVLVEFDDAGFVHFNLPGGGVQGGETIHDGLIREVREEIDCDVTVRELLFADEYQPTGRGPTEGGLPAIRLIFRCDLATGATPRMPARPDPMQTAVRWVSLDEMGHPTPLLPDIRDNLAAALHSPGTQRMFTFGP, encoded by the coding sequence ATGCTGAAAGAGTTGCTGCTTCATAGCTCGCACACGGTCCGCACAAGCGCCGTGATTGCACGCGACAGAAAGATCGTCCTCGTCGAGTTCGACGACGCCGGCTTCGTGCACTTCAACCTGCCGGGCGGCGGCGTGCAAGGCGGCGAGACGATTCACGATGGTCTGATCCGCGAAGTGCGTGAGGAAATCGACTGCGACGTGACCGTGCGCGAGTTACTGTTTGCCGACGAGTATCAGCCCACGGGGCGCGGTCCGACTGAAGGCGGGCTTCCGGCCATCCGATTGATTTTTCGCTGCGACCTTGCCACGGGCGCCACGCCGCGCATGCCGGCTCGGCCCGACCCGATGCAAACCGCGGTTCGCTGGGTGTCTCTCGATGAGATGGGGCATCCGACGCCGCTGCTTCCCGACATCCGTGACAACCTCGCGGCGGCGCTGCACTCACCTGGAACCCAGCGCATGTTCACGTTCGGGCCGTAG
- a CDS encoding Xaa-Pro peptidase family protein, translating into MPLFGELKRPADAGDIRSLTFDETEFQRRHEALRTAMAEEGLDALVCTFAPSVCYVSGYETLASFVPAFLIVGIDRDPTLLVDDFEVFNALVSSWVEDVVTYPWSEDPAAALVDVLRHRGWAKARLGWEHHQHGGAHQGFLHASESVGASWSYVHWLVDGVRARKSAAEIAAIRSAGAITPRGFDAARAELHPDAPDTNVAAAAYQALVGAGSERMSIQPIITAGRNSGIPHTTFGRSRLTPGHPAILEWGACVKRYTAPMIRTGVIGELADPVWDAMYAACVAAVERTIAGMRPGVSTLELGEHATEPLSELPPGVFRDGNRGYSVGLSFEPDWMDVPGLQICPRSGRTERSVATYPTLEAGHVFHVRAVARDVGRAGVGISETVAVTADGCEVLTDYPRDPISLG; encoded by the coding sequence ATGCCGCTGTTCGGTGAGCTCAAGCGTCCGGCGGATGCCGGCGACATCCGGTCGCTGACCTTTGACGAAACCGAGTTTCAGCGGCGGCACGAGGCGCTGCGGACCGCCATGGCGGAAGAGGGTCTGGATGCGCTGGTGTGCACCTTTGCGCCGAGCGTCTGCTATGTGAGCGGCTACGAAACGCTGGCGTCGTTCGTGCCCGCATTCCTCATCGTCGGAATCGACCGCGATCCCACGCTGCTGGTGGACGACTTCGAGGTCTTCAACGCTTTGGTCTCGAGTTGGGTCGAGGACGTGGTCACGTATCCGTGGTCGGAAGACCCCGCCGCCGCGCTCGTCGACGTGCTGAGACATCGCGGCTGGGCCAAGGCAAGGCTGGGCTGGGAGCACCATCAGCACGGCGGGGCGCACCAGGGCTTTCTGCACGCCTCGGAGTCGGTGGGTGCCTCGTGGAGCTACGTCCACTGGCTGGTGGACGGAGTGCGGGCGCGGAAGAGCGCGGCCGAGATCGCCGCCATTCGGTCCGCCGGGGCGATCACGCCGCGCGGGTTTGATGCCGCCAGGGCCGAGTTGCACCCGGACGCGCCCGACACCAACGTGGCGGCGGCGGCCTATCAGGCGCTGGTGGGCGCCGGCAGCGAGCGCATGTCGATTCAGCCCATCATCACGGCCGGTCGGAACTCCGGCATTCCGCACACGACGTTCGGGCGCTCGCGGCTCACGCCTGGCCATCCGGCGATTCTGGAGTGGGGCGCGTGCGTCAAGCGCTACACCGCGCCCATGATCCGCACGGGCGTGATCGGCGAGCTGGCCGATCCGGTTTGGGACGCGATGTATGCGGCCTGCGTCGCGGCGGTGGAACGAACGATCGCCGGCATGCGCCCCGGCGTGTCCACGCTCGAGCTCGGCGAGCACGCAACCGAGCCACTGAGCGAGCTGCCACCAGGCGTATTCAGGGACGGCAATCGCGGGTATTCGGTGGGCCTGAGCTTCGAACCGGACTGGATGGATGTGCCCGGCCTGCAGATCTGCCCGCGCAGCGGCCGCACCGAGCGGTCGGTCGCCACCTACCCGACGCTCGAGGCGGGCCATGTGTTTCACGTCCGGGCGGTGGCGCGCGACGTGGGCCGCGCGGGCGTGGGCATCAGCGAGACGGTGGCCGTTACCGCCGATGGCTGCGAAGTGCTGACCGACTATCCCCGCGACCCGATAAGCCTTGGCTAG